A genomic window from Salvia miltiorrhiza cultivar Shanhuang (shh) chromosome 5, IMPLAD_Smil_shh, whole genome shotgun sequence includes:
- the LOC131025985 gene encoding uncharacterized protein LOC131025985 yields the protein MINVFDVPIIALFDTGASHSFISRAACKRLGLTPQLAKTTLEVSTSGGGRLVEKDIISNLELNVGAETFEADLYVIAILDFDMILGMDWLTQVGATILCNERKISFQTAGDEKASFQGIRMGGIVPVISAVKATKMIKKGKCRAFLVSLAGEREVEKTIEEVRVVQEFKDVFPEELPGLPPDRQLEFTVDLELGAAPVSKAPYRMAPPELQELKVQLQELLDLGFI from the coding sequence atgattaATGTTTTCGATGTGCCGATAATAGCTTTATTTGATACTGGAGCGTCCCACTCTTTCATTTCACGTGCTGCTTGTAAGAGATTAGGACTAACTCCACAATTGGCTAAGACAACTTTAGAGGTTAGCACCTCTGGTGGTGGAAGATTGGTTGAGAAGGACATTATCTCAAACTTAGAGCTGAACGTAGGTGCTGAAACATTTGAGGCAGATTTGTATGTCATCGCTATATTAGATTTTGACATgatcctaggaatggattggcttACTCAAGTCGGTGCCACGATACTGTGTAACGAGAGAAAGATCTCTTTCCAAACCGCTGGAGATGAGAAGGCAAGTTTTCAGGGCATAAGAATGGGAGGAATAGTACCAGTGATTTCAGCAGTGAAGGCCACAAAGATGATTAAGAAGGGAAAATGTCGGGCTTTCCTAGTCAGTTTGGCAGGAGAACGTGAAGTTGAGAAAACGATCGAAGAAGTTCGTGTGGTGCAAGAGTTCAAAGATGTCTTTCCCGAAGAATTGCCTGGTTTGCCACCAGATAGACAATTAGAATTCACGGTAGACCTAGAACTTGGAGCAGCACCAGTGTCCAAGGCACCATATAGAATGGCTCCGCCAgagttacaagaattgaaagtACAACTACAAGAGTTgttggacctaggtttcatatGA